A single window of Streptomyces aquilus DNA harbors:
- a CDS encoding glycine hydroxymethyltransferase, whose protein sequence is MSEQQPLSSESTAFRAALDVIRAVEPRVADAIGQEVHDQREMLKLIASENYASPATLLAMGNWFSDKYAEGTIGRRFYAGCRNVDTVESLAAEHAKELFGARHAYVQPHSGIDANLVAFWSVLADRVEAPFLEKTGARQVNDLTDADWAELRQAFGNQRMLGMSLDAGGHLTHGFRPNISGKMFDQRSYGTDPATGLIDYEALRVSARDFKPLILVAGYSAYPRLVNFRIMREIADEVGATLMVDMAHFAGLVAGKVLTGDFDPVPHAQIVTTTTHKSLRGPRGGMVLCDDSLKDQVDRGCPMVLGGPLPHVMAAKAVALAEARQPAFQDYAQRIVDNSRALAEGLMRRGATLVTGGTDNHLNLIDVATSYGLTGRQAEAALLDSGIVTNRNAIPADPNGAWYTSGIRIGTPALTTRGLGTAEMDEVAGLIDRVLTTTEPGTTKSGAPSKAAHVLDAKVADEISHRATDLVAGFPLYPEIDLG, encoded by the coding sequence ATGTCAGAGCAGCAGCCCCTGTCCAGCGAGTCCACCGCCTTTCGCGCCGCCCTCGACGTGATCCGCGCGGTCGAGCCGCGCGTCGCCGACGCCATCGGCCAGGAGGTCCACGACCAGCGCGAGATGCTCAAGCTGATCGCCTCCGAGAACTACGCCTCCCCGGCCACCCTGCTGGCCATGGGCAACTGGTTCAGCGACAAGTACGCCGAGGGCACCATCGGCCGCCGCTTCTACGCCGGCTGTCGCAACGTCGACACCGTCGAATCCCTCGCCGCCGAGCACGCCAAGGAGCTCTTCGGCGCCCGCCACGCCTACGTCCAGCCGCACTCCGGCATCGACGCCAACCTCGTCGCCTTCTGGTCCGTCCTCGCCGACCGCGTCGAGGCCCCGTTCCTGGAGAAGACCGGCGCCCGCCAGGTCAACGACCTCACCGACGCCGACTGGGCCGAACTCCGCCAGGCCTTCGGCAACCAGCGCATGCTCGGCATGTCCCTGGACGCCGGCGGCCACCTCACCCACGGCTTCCGCCCCAACATCTCCGGCAAGATGTTCGACCAGCGCTCCTACGGCACCGACCCGGCGACCGGGCTGATCGACTACGAGGCGCTGCGCGTCTCCGCCCGTGACTTCAAGCCGCTCATCCTCGTCGCCGGCTACTCCGCCTACCCCCGGCTGGTGAACTTCCGCATCATGCGCGAGATCGCCGACGAGGTCGGGGCGACCCTGATGGTGGACATGGCGCACTTCGCCGGTCTCGTCGCGGGCAAGGTGCTGACCGGCGACTTCGACCCGGTCCCGCACGCCCAGATCGTCACCACCACCACCCACAAGTCCCTGCGCGGCCCGCGCGGCGGCATGGTCCTGTGCGACGACTCCCTCAAGGACCAGGTCGACCGCGGCTGCCCGATGGTCCTCGGCGGCCCGCTCCCGCACGTCATGGCCGCGAAGGCGGTCGCGCTGGCGGAGGCCCGGCAGCCCGCCTTCCAGGACTACGCCCAGCGCATCGTCGACAACTCCCGGGCCCTCGCGGAAGGCCTGATGCGCCGGGGCGCGACGCTGGTGACCGGCGGCACCGACAACCACCTCAACCTGATCGACGTCGCCACCTCCTACGGCCTCACCGGCCGCCAGGCCGAGGCCGCGCTCCTCGACTCCGGCATCGTCACCAACCGCAACGCGATCCCCGCCGACCCCAACGGCGCCTGGTACACCTCCGGCATCCGCATCGGCACCCCCGCCCTGACCACCCGCGGCCTGGGCACCGCCGAGATGGACGAGGTCGCCGGTCTCATCGACCGCGTCCTCACCACCACCGAGCCGGGCACCACCAAGTCGGGCGCGCCCTCCAAGGCCGCGCACGTCCTGGACGCCAAGGTCGCCGACGAGATCTCGCACCGCGCGACCGACCTGGTGGCGGGCTTCCCGCTGTACCCGGAGATCGACCTGGGCTGA
- a CDS encoding FAD-binding oxidoreductase → MSAETVSVTGWGRTAPTAARLIRPRTYEEAVAAVRDCGARGGIPRGLGRAYGDAAQNAGGAVLDMTALDRVHVIDADSGIVLCDAGVSLHRLMRVLLPLGWFVPVTPGTRHVTVGGAIGADIHGKNHHVSGSFSRHVLSFELLTADGEIRAVSRGTPLFDATTGGMGLTGVILTATVQLQPVQTSLMSVDTERARDLDDLMARLSATDDYYRYSVAWIDLLARGASTGRAVLTRGEHAPLDALGTRARRDPLAFRPAQLPAPPAVLPEGLLNRRTVGWFNELWYRKAPRARTGQLQKLSTFFHPLDGVPHWNRVYGRGGFVQYQFVVPYGREDTLRRVVRRLSERRCPSFLAVLKRFGDADPGWLSFPLPGWTLALDIPAGLPGLGALLDGLDEEVAAAGGRVYLAKDSRLRPELLAAMYPRLDDFRALRAELDPRGAFVSDLSRRLDL, encoded by the coding sequence ATGTCTGCCGAGACCGTTTCCGTCACAGGTTGGGGCCGTACGGCGCCCACCGCGGCCCGTCTGATCCGTCCACGGACGTACGAGGAGGCCGTGGCGGCCGTCCGGGACTGCGGGGCCCGCGGCGGCATCCCCAGGGGCCTGGGACGGGCGTACGGCGACGCGGCGCAGAACGCGGGTGGGGCGGTCCTCGACATGACGGCCCTGGACCGCGTCCACGTCATCGACGCCGACAGCGGCATCGTGCTGTGCGACGCGGGCGTCTCCCTGCACCGGCTGATGCGGGTCCTGCTGCCGCTCGGCTGGTTCGTCCCGGTGACGCCCGGCACGCGCCACGTCACGGTCGGCGGCGCGATCGGCGCCGACATCCACGGCAAGAACCACCACGTCTCCGGCTCCTTCTCCCGGCACGTGCTGTCCTTCGAACTCCTCACCGCCGACGGTGAGATCCGCGCGGTGAGCCGCGGCACGCCCCTGTTCGACGCGACCACCGGCGGCATGGGCCTGACCGGCGTGATCCTGACCGCGACGGTCCAGCTCCAGCCGGTGCAGACCTCGCTGATGTCGGTCGACACCGAACGCGCGCGTGACCTCGACGACCTGATGGCCCGACTGTCCGCCACCGACGACTACTACCGCTACTCGGTCGCCTGGATCGACCTGCTGGCGCGCGGCGCGTCGACCGGCCGGGCGGTGCTCACGCGCGGCGAGCACGCGCCCCTCGACGCGCTGGGCACGCGCGCGCGGAGAGACCCGCTGGCGTTCCGGCCCGCCCAGCTCCCGGCCCCGCCCGCTGTCCTCCCGGAGGGGCTGCTGAACCGCCGTACCGTGGGCTGGTTCAACGAACTCTGGTACCGCAAGGCCCCTCGCGCGCGTACCGGCCAACTGCAGAAGCTCTCGACGTTCTTCCACCCCTTGGACGGGGTCCCGCACTGGAACCGCGTCTACGGCCGGGGCGGGTTCGTGCAGTACCAGTTCGTCGTCCCGTACGGCCGGGAGGACACCCTGCGCCGGGTCGTGCGCCGCCTCTCGGAGCGCCGCTGCCCGTCCTTCCTGGCCGTCCTCAAGCGCTTCGGCGACGCCGACCCGGGCTGGCTCTCCTTCCCGCTGCCGGGCTGGACCCTGGCCCTGGACATCCCGGCGGGCCTGCCCGGCCTCGGCGCCCTCCTCGACGGACTGGACGAGGAGGTGGCCGCGGCCGGGGGGCGCGTCTACCTCGCCAAGGACTCCCGGCTGCGCCCCGAACTGCTCGCCGCGATGTACCCGCGCCTCGACGACTTCCGCGCGCTGCGCGCGGAGTTGGACCCGCGCGGGGCCTTCGTCTCGGACCTGTCCCGCCGCCTCGACCTCTAG
- a CDS encoding decaprenyl-phosphate phosphoribosyltransferase encodes MTETVPHPNNGRPNSGHSDSGTRSDGAPPNTPTPPTTPTPSHTSAPPTTPTPSHTSAPPTTPALLGQRTPPRHPAPPHPHPRPHSVLHGLLKTARPKQWVKNLLVVAAPAAAGQLFTRHALSQLALVFALFTACAAAVYLINDARDAEADRAHPTKRHRPVAAGQVPVPVAYGVGGVLAVLALALAGWLTPPLVPALLTAYVGMQLAYCVSLKHVLVVDLVVVTTGFLMRAMVGGLALGIPLSRWFLITTGFGALFMVAAKRYSEAVQMEGTAGATRALLTEYTTGYLRFVWQLAAGVAVLGYCLWALEGDGTHAVPTATGLLPWRQLSVVAFILAVLRYAVFADRGTAGEPEEVVLGDRALAVIGLVWLGMYGLAVAHW; translated from the coding sequence ATGACTGAGACCGTGCCGCACCCCAACAACGGGCGCCCCAACAGCGGGCATTCCGACAGCGGCACACGTTCCGACGGCGCGCCCCCGAACACCCCTACGCCCCCCACCACCCCCACGCCCTCCCACACCTCCGCACCCCCCACCACCCCCACGCCCTCCCACACCTCCGCACCCCCCACCACCCCCGCCCTCCTCGGCCAACGCACGCCCCCACGACACCCCGCACCACCCCACCCCCACCCCCGCCCCCACTCCGTCCTCCACGGCCTCCTCAAGACCGCCCGCCCCAAGCAGTGGGTCAAGAACCTTCTCGTCGTCGCCGCCCCCGCGGCCGCGGGCCAGCTGTTCACCCGGCACGCGCTCAGCCAACTCGCGCTGGTCTTCGCGCTGTTCACGGCGTGCGCCGCCGCCGTCTACCTGATCAACGACGCCCGCGACGCCGAGGCCGACCGCGCCCACCCCACCAAGCGCCACCGCCCGGTCGCCGCCGGACAGGTCCCCGTACCCGTCGCGTACGGAGTCGGAGGCGTCCTCGCCGTCCTGGCGCTCGCCCTCGCCGGCTGGCTCACCCCGCCCCTCGTCCCGGCCCTGCTCACCGCCTATGTCGGCATGCAACTCGCCTACTGCGTCAGCCTCAAGCACGTCCTGGTCGTCGACCTCGTCGTCGTCACGACCGGGTTCCTGATGCGGGCGATGGTCGGCGGGCTCGCCCTCGGGATTCCACTGTCACGCTGGTTCCTCATCACGACCGGCTTCGGGGCGTTGTTCATGGTGGCGGCCAAGCGCTACTCCGAAGCCGTGCAGATGGAAGGAACGGCGGGCGCCACGCGCGCGTTGCTCACCGAGTACACGACCGGCTATCTGCGCTTCGTCTGGCAGCTGGCGGCCGGGGTGGCCGTCCTCGGGTACTGCCTGTGGGCCCTGGAGGGCGACGGCACGCATGCCGTGCCGACAGCCACCGGCCTGCTGCCCTGGCGCCAGCTGTCCGTCGTGGCGTTCATCCTCGCGGTCCTGCGGTACGCCGTCTTCGCCGACCGGGGCACCGCGGGCGAGCCCGAGGAAGTCGTCCTCGGCGACCGCGCCCTCGCCGTCATCGGCCTGGTGTGGCTGGGGATGTACGGGCTGGCGGTGGCCCATTGGTAG
- the rocD gene encoding ornithine--oxo-acid transaminase encodes MNATEKLIASAEAHTAHTYHPLPVVVATADGAWLTDVEGRRYLDLLAGYSALNFGHRNRRLVDAAKAQLERVTLTSRAFHHDRFAAFCSELAELCGMELVLPMNTGAEAVETAVKTARKWGYRVKGVPAEMAKIVVAGNNFHGRTTTLISFSTDPEARADYGPYTPGFEIVPFGDLTAMRAAVTENTVAVLLEPIQGEAGVLVPPAGYLPAVRELTRERDVLFVADEIQSGLGRTGRTFACEHENVVPDMYVLGKALGGGVVPVSAVVSSAEVLGVFRPGEHGSTFGGNPLACAVALEVIAMLRTGEYQARAAELGAHLHRELEKLTATGRATAVRGRGLWAGVDIAPTHGTGREISERLMHRGVLVKETHGRTIRIAPPLVISEEDLDWGLAQLAAVLR; translated from the coding sequence GTGAACGCCACGGAGAAGCTCATCGCCTCGGCCGAAGCCCACACCGCGCACACCTATCATCCGCTGCCCGTGGTCGTGGCGACGGCGGACGGGGCGTGGCTGACGGATGTGGAGGGGAGGCGGTATCTGGATCTGCTGGCCGGTTATTCGGCGCTCAACTTCGGCCATCGCAACCGGCGACTCGTCGATGCGGCGAAGGCTCAGCTGGAGCGGGTGACGTTGACGAGCCGGGCCTTCCACCACGACCGGTTCGCCGCGTTCTGCTCCGAGCTGGCCGAGCTGTGCGGGATGGAACTGGTGCTGCCGATGAACACCGGCGCGGAGGCGGTGGAGACGGCGGTGAAGACCGCTCGGAAGTGGGGGTACCGGGTCAAGGGCGTGCCCGCGGAGATGGCGAAGATCGTGGTGGCGGGGAACAACTTCCACGGCCGCACCACCACGCTGATCAGCTTCTCCACCGACCCCGAGGCGCGGGCGGACTACGGTCCGTACACTCCCGGCTTCGAGATCGTGCCGTTCGGTGATCTGACGGCGATGCGCGCGGCGGTCACGGAGAACACAGTGGCCGTGCTGCTGGAGCCGATCCAGGGCGAGGCGGGAGTCCTGGTCCCGCCGGCCGGCTATCTCCCCGCGGTCCGGGAGCTGACCCGCGAGCGGGATGTGCTGTTCGTCGCGGACGAGATCCAGTCGGGCCTGGGCCGGACCGGCCGGACGTTCGCCTGCGAGCACGAGAACGTGGTCCCGGACATGTACGTCCTCGGCAAGGCGCTGGGCGGCGGGGTCGTACCGGTCTCGGCGGTGGTGTCGAGCGCGGAGGTCCTGGGGGTCTTCCGGCCCGGTGAACACGGTTCGACGTTCGGTGGCAACCCCTTGGCCTGTGCGGTCGCGCTGGAGGTGATCGCCATGCTGCGAACAGGCGAGTACCAGGCACGCGCCGCCGAACTGGGCGCTCATCTCCACCGCGAACTAGAGAAGTTGACCGCCACCGGCCGCGCGACAGCGGTACGCGGCCGGGGCCTGTGGGCGGGCGTGGACATCGCCCCCACCCACGGGACGGGCCGGGAGATCTCCGAGAGGCTGATGCACCGGGGCGTACTCGTCAAGGAGACCCACGGCCGCACGATCCGCATCGCTCCGCCGCTGGTGATCAGCGAGGAGGATCTGGACTGGGGGTTGGCTCAGCTGGCGGCAGTACTTCGCTAG
- a CDS encoding class I SAM-dependent methyltransferase: MGDTATMESGYVFDTSWEREHGRLLALEEIYDSQSRHRLTELGVADGWRCLEVGCGAGSIARWLAKQVGAAGRVLATDVDTSFANTHGLSNLEIRTHDLRADDLPDASFDLVHARAVIEHLPDRDEALRRLVAATRPGGWVIVEDFDIDGPTEPAAAGYYPGYTEPAERLGRALRAAFGAADVAPGTGRSLSQALTDAGLTEVGAQVHAPVRTGGDAVFLPLTLRSLRPRLLATGEVTDWDIEDVITLTKNHGTTYLPNFMVSAWGRKPV; this comes from the coding sequence GTGGGCGACACGGCCACGATGGAGAGCGGATACGTCTTCGACACCTCCTGGGAGCGGGAACACGGGCGGCTGCTGGCGCTGGAGGAGATCTACGACAGCCAGAGCCGCCACCGCCTGACCGAGCTGGGAGTCGCCGACGGCTGGCGCTGCCTGGAGGTGGGCTGCGGCGCCGGCAGTATCGCGCGCTGGCTGGCCAAGCAGGTCGGCGCCGCAGGGCGTGTCCTCGCCACCGACGTCGACACCAGCTTCGCCAACACCCACGGACTGTCCAACCTGGAGATCCGCACCCACGATCTGCGCGCGGACGACCTCCCCGACGCCTCCTTCGACCTCGTCCACGCGCGGGCCGTGATCGAGCACCTCCCCGACCGCGACGAGGCCCTGCGCCGACTGGTCGCGGCGACCCGCCCCGGCGGCTGGGTGATCGTCGAGGACTTCGACATCGACGGTCCGACGGAACCGGCCGCCGCCGGCTACTACCCCGGCTACACCGAGCCGGCCGAACGCCTCGGCCGCGCCCTCCGCGCCGCCTTCGGCGCCGCCGACGTGGCCCCCGGCACCGGTCGCAGCCTGTCCCAGGCCCTGACGGACGCCGGCCTGACCGAGGTCGGCGCCCAGGTCCACGCCCCGGTCCGCACCGGCGGCGACGCGGTCTTCCTCCCGCTCACCCTCCGCTCACTGCGCCCCCGCCTCCTGGCCACCGGCGAGGTGACCGACTGGGACATCGAGGACGTCATCACCCTGACGAAGAACCATGGCACCACCTACCTCCCCAACTTCATGGTGAGCGCCTGGGGCCGAAAGCCGGTGTGA
- a CDS encoding phosphatase PAP2 family protein codes for MDPFDDPGGLDDTGVLGVRHGMERRILSAFRAYGADPRVGAAARALSWAGEHGALWLAAGLAGAAVDGARRGAWLRGTALTAGAHAISMGVKRVVRRPRPAHVDPLVRTAGRYSFPSSHATSAAAAAVAFGTLGACAVCRGRLPAGTRPGRGLTPVTYGACATDLTPVSHAARATCLTPVTRAARATRLLLPPLAVAMCLSRLVVGVHYPSDVAAGAALGALTARFGARWIRGGAHD; via the coding sequence ATGGACCCCTTCGACGATCCAGGCGGCCTCGACGACACCGGTGTCCTCGGCGTACGCCATGGCATGGAACGGCGAATCCTTTCGGCGTTCAGGGCGTACGGTGCCGACCCGCGCGTCGGTGCCGCCGCGCGCGCCCTGTCCTGGGCCGGTGAGCACGGGGCGCTGTGGCTCGCGGCGGGCCTCGCGGGAGCCGCCGTGGACGGCGCGCGACGCGGCGCCTGGTTGCGCGGGACAGCGCTCACCGCGGGCGCGCACGCCATCAGCATGGGCGTGAAGAGGGTGGTGCGGCGCCCGCGCCCCGCGCACGTCGATCCCCTCGTGCGCACCGCCGGCCGCTACTCCTTCCCGAGCTCCCACGCGACCTCCGCGGCGGCGGCCGCGGTGGCGTTCGGGACGCTGGGGGCGTGCGCGGTATGTAGGGGGCGCCTTCCGGCTGGCACGCGCCCTGGACGCGGCCTTACGCCGGTCACCTATGGCGCGTGCGCCACCGACCTCACGCCGGTCAGCCACGCCGCTCGCGCTACCTGCCTCACTCCCGTCACCCGCGCCGCTCGCGCCACCCGCCTCCTCCTCCCACCCCTCGCCGTCGCCATGTGCCTCTCGCGCCTCGTCGTCGGCGTCCACTACCCCTCCGACGTAGCGGCCGGCGCGGCGCTGGGGGCGCTCACGGCGCGTTTCGGAGCGCGCTGGATCCGAGGGGGCGCGCATGACTGA
- a CDS encoding RNA polymerase sigma factor, translating into MIARVRAGEPEAYAELVRAHTGIALRAAAALGAGADAEDVVQQAFVKAYCALGRFKDGASFRPWLLSIVANETRNTVRTAARQRTLAGREAAFVEAEPLIPESADPAARALATERRAALQSALEKLSEEHRLVVTYRYLLDMDESETAQALGWPRGTVKSRLNRALRKLGRLLPDAELREGGDERE; encoded by the coding sequence GTGATCGCACGCGTACGCGCCGGGGAGCCAGAGGCGTACGCGGAGCTGGTGCGCGCCCACACGGGCATCGCGCTCCGGGCGGCCGCGGCGCTCGGGGCGGGTGCGGACGCGGAGGACGTCGTGCAGCAGGCCTTCGTCAAGGCGTACTGCGCGCTGGGCAGGTTCAAGGACGGCGCGTCGTTCCGGCCGTGGCTGCTGTCGATCGTCGCCAATGAGACGAGGAACACAGTGCGGACGGCGGCCCGGCAGCGCACGCTCGCGGGCCGGGAGGCAGCCTTCGTGGAGGCGGAGCCGCTGATACCGGAATCGGCGGACCCTGCGGCGCGGGCCCTTGCGACAGAGCGTCGCGCCGCGCTCCAGTCCGCCCTGGAGAAACTGAGCGAGGAGCACCGCCTGGTCGTCACGTACCGCTATCTGCTGGACATGGACGAGTCGGAGACGGCCCAGGCCCTGGGCTGGCCCCGGGGGACGGTGAAGTCCCGGCTCAACCGCGCGCTGCGGAAACTGGGCCGACTGCTGCCGGACGCCGAGCTTCGGGAAGGGGGTGATGAGCGTGAGTGA
- the trpS gene encoding tryptophan--tRNA ligase, producing the protein MASDRPRVLSGIQPTAGSFHLGNYLGAVRQWVALQESHDAFYMVVDLHAITLPQDPADLRANTRLAAAQLLAAGLDPERCTLFVQSHVPEHAQLAWVFNCLTGFGEASRMTQFKDKSAKQGADRASVGLFTYPILQVADILLYQANEVPVGEDQRQHIELTRDLATRFNGRFGDTFTLPKPYILKETAKIYDLQDPSIKMSKSASTPKGLINLLDDPKTTAKKVKSAVTDTDTVIRFDAENKPGVSNLLTIYSTLTGTGIAELEQKYDGKGYGALKTDLAEVMVEFVTPFRERTQQYLDDPETLDSILAKGAEKARAVAAETLAQAYDRVGFLPAKH; encoded by the coding sequence ATGGCCTCTGATCGTCCCCGTGTGCTCTCCGGAATCCAGCCCACCGCAGGCTCGTTCCACCTCGGCAACTACCTCGGCGCCGTCCGTCAGTGGGTGGCCTTGCAGGAGTCCCACGACGCGTTCTACATGGTCGTCGACCTGCACGCGATCACGCTTCCGCAGGACCCGGCCGACCTGCGCGCCAACACGCGTCTGGCCGCCGCCCAGCTCCTCGCGGCCGGCCTCGACCCCGAGCGCTGCACGCTCTTCGTCCAGAGCCATGTCCCCGAGCACGCGCAGCTCGCCTGGGTCTTCAACTGCCTCACCGGCTTCGGCGAGGCCTCCCGCATGACCCAGTTCAAGGACAAGTCCGCCAAGCAGGGCGCCGACCGCGCCAGCGTCGGCCTCTTCACGTACCCGATCCTCCAGGTCGCGGACATCCTGCTGTACCAGGCCAACGAGGTCCCCGTCGGCGAGGACCAGCGCCAGCACATCGAGCTCACCCGCGACCTCGCCACGCGCTTCAACGGCCGCTTCGGCGACACCTTCACGCTTCCGAAGCCGTACATCCTCAAGGAGACGGCGAAGATCTACGACCTTCAGGACCCGTCGATCAAGATGAGCAAGTCGGCGTCCACGCCGAAGGGCCTCATCAACCTCCTCGACGACCCGAAGACCACCGCCAAGAAGGTCAAGAGCGCGGTCACCGACACCGACACCGTCATCCGCTTCGACGCCGAGAACAAGCCCGGCGTCAGCAACCTGCTCACCATCTACTCGACCCTCACGGGCACGGGTATCGCGGAACTGGAGCAGAAGTACGACGGCAAGGGCTACGGTGCGCTCAAGACGGACCTCGCCGAGGTCATGGTCGAGTTCGTGACGCCGTTCCGTGAGCGCACCCAGCAGTATCTGGACGACCCGGAGACGCTGGACTCGATTCTGGCCAAGGGTGCGGAGAAGGCGCGTGCCGTCGCGGCGGAGACGCTGGCCCAGGCCTACGACCGGGTCGGCTTCCTGCCCGCCAAGCACTGA
- a CDS encoding decaprenylphospho-beta-D-erythro-pentofuranosid-2-ulose 2-reductase, whose translation MKDAFGLPQSLLVLGGTSEIALATARRLVARRTRTVWLAGRPSSALEQSAADLRALGADVRTVAFDALATESHETVLGKVFAEGDIDMVLLAFGVLGDQAHDEREPLDAVRVAQTNYTGAVSAGLVSARALQAQGHGSLVVLSSVAGERARRSNFIYGSSKAGLDAFAQGLGDALHGTGVHVMVVRPGFVRTKMTAGLPEAPLATTPEEVATAVELGLRRRSETVWVPGVLRWVMSALRHVPREVFRRLPL comes from the coding sequence GTGAAGGACGCCTTCGGCCTCCCCCAGTCCCTGCTCGTCCTCGGCGGGACGTCGGAGATCGCTCTGGCCACCGCCCGCCGCCTCGTCGCCCGCCGCACCCGCACGGTGTGGCTGGCGGGGCGCCCCTCGTCCGCCCTGGAACAGTCCGCGGCCGACCTGCGCGCCCTGGGGGCCGACGTGCGCACCGTCGCCTTCGACGCGCTCGCCACCGAGTCCCACGAGACCGTGCTCGGCAAGGTCTTCGCCGAGGGCGACATCGACATGGTGCTGCTCGCCTTCGGGGTCCTCGGCGACCAGGCCCATGACGAGCGCGAGCCGCTCGACGCGGTGCGGGTCGCGCAGACCAACTACACGGGCGCGGTGTCGGCAGGCCTGGTCTCCGCGCGCGCGTTGCAGGCGCAGGGCCACGGCTCCCTGGTGGTCCTCTCCTCGGTCGCCGGTGAACGCGCGCGCCGCTCCAACTTCATCTACGGCTCCAGCAAGGCCGGCCTCGACGCCTTCGCCCAGGGCCTGGGCGACGCCCTGCACGGCACCGGCGTGCACGTCATGGTCGTACGCCCCGGGTTCGTGCGGACGAAGATGACCGCCGGCCTGCCGGAGGCGCCGCTCGCGACGACGCCCGAGGAGGTCGCGACGGCCGTGGAACTGGGGCTGAGGCGGCGTTCGGAGACGGTGTGGGTGCCCGGGGTGCTCCGCTGGGTGATGTCGGCCCTGCGGCACGTACCGCGCGAGGTGTTCCGGCGGTTGCCGCTCTAG
- a CDS encoding YihY/virulence factor BrkB family protein: MDWLKKLPVVGPAFVRLMATHAWRSYERLDRVKWTRLAAAMTFISFIALFPLLTVAAAIAAATLSESQQQDLQNKIADQVPGISDQLNIHGLVENAGAIGLIAGAVLLFTGIGWVGSMRECLRAVWELPDEEVNPLLSKAKDTGILVGLGGALLVTIAASAVGSALVGWISDQIGIDREGWGAVLLRIAAFLIAVLADFLLLLYVLTLLPGVEPTRRRLLVAALIGAVGFELLKLLLSGYMQGVATKSMYGAFGVPVALLLWINFTSKLVLFCAAWTATQSAADELPEVSDDDVRDPAAATGG; encoded by the coding sequence ATGGACTGGCTGAAGAAGCTCCCCGTAGTCGGACCGGCGTTCGTCCGGCTGATGGCCACGCACGCGTGGCGGTCGTACGAGCGGCTGGACCGGGTGAAGTGGACGCGGCTGGCCGCCGCGATGACGTTCATCAGCTTCATCGCCCTGTTCCCGCTGCTGACCGTGGCCGCCGCGATCGCCGCCGCGACTCTCAGCGAGTCGCAGCAGCAGGACCTTCAGAACAAGATCGCAGACCAGGTGCCCGGCATCTCCGACCAGCTGAACATCCACGGCCTGGTCGAGAACGCCGGCGCCATCGGTCTCATCGCCGGCGCCGTGCTGCTGTTCACCGGCATCGGCTGGGTCGGCTCGATGCGTGAGTGCCTGCGCGCGGTGTGGGAGCTGCCCGACGAGGAGGTGAACCCGCTCCTGAGCAAGGCCAAGGACACCGGCATCCTCGTCGGCCTCGGCGGCGCGCTCCTGGTCACGATCGCCGCGTCCGCCGTCGGCTCCGCCCTGGTCGGCTGGATCAGCGACCAGATCGGCATCGACCGGGAGGGCTGGGGCGCCGTGCTGCTGCGGATCGCCGCGTTCCTGATCGCCGTGCTGGCCGACTTCCTGTTGCTGCTCTACGTCCTCACCCTGCTGCCGGGCGTCGAACCGACCCGCCGCCGGCTGCTGGTGGCGGCGCTGATCGGCGCGGTCGGCTTCGAGCTGCTGAAGCTGCTGCTGAGCGGCTATATGCAGGGCGTGGCCACGAAGAGCATGTACGGCGCCTTCGGCGTCCCCGTCGCCCTGCTGCTGTGGATCAACTTCACGTCGAAACTCGTCCTGTTCTGCGCCGCCTGGACGGCGACGCAGAGCGCGGCGGACGAACTGCCCGAGGTCAGCGACGACGACGTACGAGATCCGGCAGCGGCCACCGGCGGTTGA
- a CDS encoding 2'-5' RNA ligase family protein, with protein MGTVTIGVSIAVPEPHGSQLQQLRAGFGDAAAHGIPTHVTLLPPTEVEEGALPAIEAHLTEVAAAGRAFPMRLSGTGTFRPLSPVVFVQVAEGAEACTWLQKQVRDASGPVARELQFPYHPHVTVAHGIDEEAMDRAYEELADYEAHWPCTGFALYEQGADGVWRKLREYAFGGAATVPPQGSSAAVEQGTTAH; from the coding sequence GTGGGGACCGTAACGATCGGCGTGTCGATCGCGGTCCCGGAGCCTCACGGCAGCCAGCTCCAACAGCTGCGCGCGGGCTTCGGCGACGCCGCGGCTCACGGCATCCCCACGCATGTCACCCTGCTGCCCCCGACGGAGGTCGAGGAAGGCGCGCTGCCCGCCATCGAGGCGCACCTCACCGAGGTCGCCGCGGCCGGCCGCGCGTTCCCGATGCGGCTGTCCGGCACCGGCACCTTCCGCCCGCTGTCACCGGTGGTGTTCGTCCAGGTCGCCGAGGGCGCCGAGGCCTGCACCTGGCTCCAGAAGCAGGTCCGCGACGCCTCCGGCCCCGTCGCCCGCGAACTCCAGTTCCCCTACCACCCGCACGTCACGGTCGCCCACGGCATCGACGAAGAAGCCATGGACCGCGCGTACGAGGAGCTTGCCGACTACGAGGCCCACTGGCCCTGCACCGGCTTCGCCCTCTACGAGCAGGGCGCCGACGGCGTGTGGCGCAAGCTGCGCGAGTACGCCTTCGGCGGGGCCGCCACAGTGCCGCCCCAGGGTTCTTCCGCCGCTGTGGAACAGGGCACGACCGCCCACTGA